In Rhizorhabdus phycosphaerae, the genomic stretch TTTCCTCGGCTATCTCGTCGGGGTGGTCCGGCATGACCCGCTCGCGGGCGGGGCCGTGGACGTTCCAGTTGTCCGAAACGAGGCGGTGGCGGATGACGGCGCGGTCACCAAAATAGAAGACGCGGAATTTGCGGTATAGTCCGGTCGGTTGGCGCAGGTCGAAAAACTGGGTAAGATAATGGGTCTGCTTGGGGTCGATCTGCCGCAACACGGCATCGCGATCGGCGCAGACCCCGTCCACCCGCCCGTCATGATGACCCGCGATGCGGAGGATGGCGGGAAAGCCGAGACCGGCCTTCTCGATCGCTGCGATCGCCACATTGGGCCGCCCCTTGAACTTGGCCACGGGCGGAACGATCAAACCGTCGATACCGGCCATGCGCGATGCCACCCGGTCACGCCGGCTCTCCATCACAGCCTCGGGCCGATTGAGCACCCGCCCCTTATAACCCTTGAGGAAACGCTCGGCCAATCCGAGAACCGTTGGGTTCAGGTCGGCATCGGTGATCAGGTTGAGAACGACGCCGACATTGTCCAACGAAGGCCGGGTCTTCAGCCGGAGGAAGTTGACAGGGATGTTGAGCCGGACGAAGTCGTTCTGATCCGCCGAATGCAGCAGACGGACGTCAGTCGTGCCGAGCACGCCTTGCCGCTCCTCGCCGGCCCACAGTTTCCCATGCTGATTGTCCGATCCGAACAGGACGCCAAGCTTGTTGCCGCCCTCTGTCTTCGTAACCAAAACTGCTTCCCCGACTTACGCCGTTGGCGGTTCACACGGTTCGGCGCCCGAACGCAATGAAGAAATGGCGTTCAGAACCACCCGAGGACAGCGCTCATTTGAACAGGCCGCCCAGGATTCCGCGGACGAGCTGCCCTGCAATGCCTCCCGATCCGCCGCGTCTCCGGCCGCCGCCCAGCACAGCGCGCCCGACTTCATTGGCGATCTGTCGCCCGATCGAGGATGCGGCAGCCCGGGTCGCTGACTGGATCGCCTTGTCGACGGCGGAGGGCTTTGCGGCCTCCCGCTCATCGGCTGCCCGGCGACGGGCCTGCTCGCGCGCCTCGGCTTCGCGCTGCCGGGCCTCGAGCTTGGCCTGGGTCGCTGCCGCCCGGTCGGCTTCGGCCTGCGCCTTTGCCGCACCCGCTGCGGCGACGGCGGCATCGGCGCGCGCGGCCAATATCTCCTCGGCCGACTCCCGATCGATAGGCTCGTCATATTTGCCCGCCACGGGCGAAGTCGACAGCATCAGGGCCCTTTCGCGCGCGTCGATTGGACCGAGCCGCGAGCCCGGCGGCGCAATCAGGGTCCGCCGCACGATCGAAGGGCTCCCGTCCTCCTGCAGGACGGAAACCAACGCCTCACCCACTTTCAGCTCTGTGATCACGCGGGCGACGTCGAGATCCGGGTTGGTCCGGAAGGTCTCCGCAGCCGCCGCGACAGCCTTCTGGTCGCGAGGCGTGAAAGCGCGCAGCGCGTGCTGGACCCTGTTGCCGAGCTGCGCCGCCACGTCCTCGGGGATATCGATCGGATTCTGTGTCACGAAATAGACGCCGACGCCCTTCGACCGGATCAGCCGGACGACCTGCTCGATCTTGTCGGCCAATGCCTTGGGCGCATCGTCGAACAGCAGATGCGCCTCGTCGAAGAAGAAGACGAGCTTCGGCTTGTCGGGATCGCCGACCTCGGGCAGCACCTCGAACAGTTCGCTCAGCAGCCAGAGCAAGAAGGTCGCATAGAGCTTGGGGCTCTGCATGAGCTTGTCGGCGGCCAGAATGTTGACATGGCCGCGCCCCTGCTCGTCGACCAATAGGAAATCCTCGATCGCCAGGGCAGGCTCTCCGAAGAAATGACCGCCACCCTGGCTTTCCAGCTGAAGCAACTGACGCTGGATCGACCCAACGCTGGCCTTGCTGACATTGCCGTAGCGCGCCGAGAGCATATCCGCCTGCTCGGCGCAGTGGGCGAGCATGGCCTGCAGATCGCCGAGGTCGAGCAGCAACAGCCCTTCCTCGTCGGCCAGCCGGAACGCGATGTTGAGCACACCCTCCTGAACCTCGTTCAGATTCATGAGCCGCGCGAGGAGCAGCGGCCCCATTTCCGACACCGTCGTACGGATCGGATGGCCCTGTTCGCCGTAAAGATCCCAGAACACCGCTGGATTGTCGCGCCAACCGAAGCTGTCCATGCCGATTTCCGCCGCACGGGCGACCAGCTTGTCGGCATTCTTCGCCACCGGCGATCCGGCCATGGCCATGCCCGACAGATCCCCCTTCACGTCCGCCAAGAAGACGGGGACACCTGCAGCGGAGAAATTCTCGGCAATCCCCTGGAGAGTGACGGTCTTGCCCGTGCCGGTTGCGCCCGCGATCAAGCCATGCCGGTTGGCGCGCCTCAGGTTCAGATATTGGGCGTCGATCCCCGACCCGGACGGGCTGCCGCCCAGAAAGATGCCCTGCCCATCGACCATGAAACGCCTCCTCCTGCGGAGGCTTCAGCCTAGCTTTGCAAAGGGCGGTACGGAAGCGCCGGCGCGCCAGGCTGCGACCATATGCGCAGATTTTACCTTCGACTGATCAGCCCTTACGCGGCTTGGCGCGATCGGCCGCTTCGGCGTTTTTCTCGGGCGTTTCGGACGCCGCGGCAGGGCCGGCCACGCGCACCGCAAGCAGATTGCTCAGCTTGGCCCGGAAGTTCGCCAGTTCGCGGCCGGACAACTGC encodes the following:
- a CDS encoding helicase HerA-like domain-containing protein, encoding MVDGQGIFLGGSPSGSGIDAQYLNLRRANRHGLIAGATGTGKTVTLQGIAENFSAAGVPVFLADVKGDLSGMAMAGSPVAKNADKLVARAAEIGMDSFGWRDNPAVFWDLYGEQGHPIRTTVSEMGPLLLARLMNLNEVQEGVLNIAFRLADEEGLLLLDLGDLQAMLAHCAEQADMLSARYGNVSKASVGSIQRQLLQLESQGGGHFFGEPALAIEDFLLVDEQGRGHVNILAADKLMQSPKLYATFLLWLLSELFEVLPEVGDPDKPKLVFFFDEAHLLFDDAPKALADKIEQVVRLIRSKGVGVYFVTQNPIDIPEDVAAQLGNRVQHALRAFTPRDQKAVAAAAETFRTNPDLDVARVITELKVGEALVSVLQEDGSPSIVRRTLIAPPGSRLGPIDARERALMLSTSPVAGKYDEPIDRESAEEILAARADAAVAAAGAAKAQAEADRAAATQAKLEARQREAEAREQARRRAADEREAAKPSAVDKAIQSATRAAASSIGRQIANEVGRAVLGGGRRRGGSGGIAGQLVRGILGGLFK